Proteins encoded by one window of Chondromyces crocatus:
- a CDS encoding acyl-CoA dehydrogenase family protein, whose translation MPLLPPLFEDETHAALRSAARRWARTEIAPHAYEWEERGEFPRALYTSAAAAGLLGVGYPEPLGGVGGDLSHVLAEADELILEGKSVGVAAGLGSHRIALPPILAVGTDAQKARFLPPVLRGERIAALAITEPGGGSDVAALTTRAVRDGDHYVVTGAKMFITSGCRADLLVTAVRTGDKGHGGISLLAIEREQGFTVSRKLAKMGWWASDTAEIAFDGCRVPAENLLGEENQGFVPIMANFAVERLLLASNCVSIAELAYRESVSYARERQAFGRSVSGFQVTRHKLADMATRIAAARALTHETLMRYLRGEMVTGLAAMAKNAATDMCSAVCDQAVQIHGGYGYMREYVVERLFRDARLYPIGGGTREIMNEIISKTEGY comes from the coding sequence ATGCCGCTTCTTCCTCCCCTGTTCGAAGATGAAACCCACGCCGCGCTGCGCAGTGCGGCGAGGCGCTGGGCTCGGACCGAGATCGCGCCCCACGCGTACGAGTGGGAAGAACGAGGAGAGTTCCCGCGCGCGCTGTACACCAGCGCCGCAGCTGCCGGTCTGCTGGGGGTCGGCTACCCGGAGCCCCTCGGGGGAGTGGGGGGCGACCTGTCCCACGTGCTGGCGGAGGCCGACGAGCTGATCCTCGAAGGGAAGAGCGTGGGCGTCGCGGCAGGCCTCGGCAGCCACCGCATCGCGCTCCCACCCATCCTGGCCGTCGGCACGGACGCTCAAAAGGCGCGCTTCCTCCCGCCTGTGCTGCGTGGGGAGCGCATTGCGGCCCTCGCCATCACCGAGCCTGGTGGCGGGAGTGACGTCGCCGCACTCACGACGCGCGCTGTGCGCGACGGCGATCACTACGTGGTGACCGGCGCAAAAATGTTCATCACCTCGGGTTGCCGCGCCGATCTTCTGGTCACGGCGGTGCGCACGGGGGACAAGGGACACGGTGGCATCTCGCTGCTCGCCATCGAACGGGAGCAGGGCTTCACCGTCAGCCGGAAGCTGGCAAAAATGGGCTGGTGGGCTTCCGATACGGCGGAGATCGCGTTCGATGGCTGCCGCGTGCCGGCCGAGAACCTGCTTGGCGAAGAGAACCAGGGGTTCGTGCCGATCATGGCGAACTTCGCGGTCGAGCGCCTGCTGCTCGCGAGCAACTGCGTATCGATCGCCGAACTCGCCTACCGCGAGTCCGTCTCCTATGCGCGAGAGAGGCAGGCCTTCGGGCGCTCGGTGAGCGGGTTCCAGGTCACCCGTCACAAGCTGGCCGACATGGCCACCCGGATCGCAGCGGCCCGTGCACTGACCCACGAAACCCTGATGCGCTACCTGCGAGGCGAGATGGTCACGGGGCTCGCGGCCATGGCCAAGAACGCCGCCACGGACATGTGCTCCGCCGTCTGCGACCAGGCGGTTCAGATTCACGGTGGTTACGGGTACATGCGCGAGTACGTGGTCGAGCGCCTTTTCCGGGACGCGCGGCTCTACCCCATCGGCGGAGGAACGCGGGAGATCATGAACGAGATCATCTCCAAGACGGAGGGCTACTAG
- the serC gene encoding 3-phosphoserine/phosphohydroxythreonine transaminase, which yields MTRVHNFNAGPAALPLPALERAQRELLDYDSTGMSIMEHSHRGKAFEAVHDEAISLVRQLLDVPDDYHVLFLQGGASHQFAMVPLNLLPPGKSADYILTGGWSEKAYQEAGRVGTVRIAASTEVDKRYTRIPRQEELQLDPSAAYLHMTTNNTLFGTQWHWLPDTGNVPLVADMSSDFLWRRIDVRRFGLIYAGAQKNIGPSGVTVVLARKDLIDGGRKDVPVIFRYATHAASNSLYNTPPTFAIYLVRNVLAYTVETGGLDEMERRNRHKAGLLYGAIDERPDFFLAPVENESRSFMNVVFRLPTEELEKRFVTEAAREGMVGLAGHRSTGGIRVSIYNAIEVTSVERLVEFMKAFVARA from the coding sequence ATGACCCGCGTCCACAACTTCAATGCCGGCCCTGCTGCGCTACCCCTGCCTGCCCTGGAGCGCGCCCAGCGCGAGCTGCTCGACTACGACAGCACCGGCATGTCGATCATGGAGCACAGCCACCGGGGGAAGGCCTTCGAGGCGGTGCATGACGAGGCCATCTCGCTGGTCCGACAGCTCCTCGATGTGCCGGACGACTACCACGTCCTCTTCCTGCAAGGCGGAGCGAGCCACCAGTTCGCGATGGTCCCCCTGAACCTTCTGCCTCCAGGAAAAAGCGCCGACTACATCCTCACGGGAGGCTGGTCCGAGAAGGCGTATCAGGAGGCTGGCCGTGTCGGAACGGTGCGCATCGCAGCGTCCACGGAGGTGGACAAACGGTATACGCGCATCCCGCGGCAGGAGGAGCTCCAGCTCGATCCAAGCGCCGCATATCTGCACATGACCACGAACAACACCCTGTTTGGAACCCAGTGGCACTGGCTACCAGACACGGGAAATGTGCCGCTCGTGGCGGACATGTCATCCGACTTTCTATGGAGGCGGATCGACGTCCGCCGCTTCGGACTGATCTACGCTGGTGCGCAGAAAAACATTGGCCCAAGCGGGGTCACAGTCGTGCTCGCGCGGAAAGATCTGATCGATGGGGGCCGGAAGGACGTACCCGTCATCTTCCGCTATGCCACCCATGCCGCCAGTAACTCGCTTTACAACACGCCTCCGACCTTCGCAATCTACCTGGTCCGGAACGTGCTTGCCTACACCGTCGAGACTGGCGGTCTTGACGAGATGGAGCGGCGAAACCGGCATAAAGCCGGGTTGTTGTACGGCGCTATCGACGAGCGCCCGGATTTCTTCCTGGCACCTGTCGAAAACGAAAGCCGCTCTTTCATGAATGTAGTGTTCCGGCTCCCGACCGAGGAGCTGGAGAAGCGATTCGTGACGGAGGCAGCCCGAGAAGGAATGGTCGGACTGGCAGGGCATCGCTCCACGGGAGGTATTCGCGTTTCAATCTACAACGCGATCGAGGTGACCTCCGTGGAGCGGCTCGTGGAGTTCATGAAGGCCTTCGTGGCCAGGGCTTGA